Proteins encoded together in one Bactrocera neohumeralis isolate Rockhampton chromosome 4, APGP_CSIRO_Bneo_wtdbg2-racon-allhic-juicebox.fasta_v2, whole genome shotgun sequence window:
- the LOC126757133 gene encoding probable peroxisomal acyl-coenzyme A oxidase 1: MPAKQNLVSELVNPDLQKERDGASFRVDEFARWWHGGAEKLRLKRELEHELFNDMTEHNTLLHYKSHEEIYELALKQSFQVAKKLRAMQQRINPGGNDIWPKLYSSTWIWGATPAGNPFVVQFAMMVDAIKMQGNQEQWERFGKRVENFEITGTYAQTELGHGTFLRGLETRADYDRTTQEFVLNTPTLSAYKWWPGGLGHSCNYCLLVAQLYIDNEPKGVQMFFVQLRDEETHMPLPGIDIGEIGHKMGFYGANNGFLGFKNVRIPRTNMMMRNAKVHPDGTFVKSPASVLTYFTMVMMRCMIASDNALLLASAATIATRYSAVRRQSPINPNEPEPQIIDHVTQQMKLFPEIATAVAHHLATKSLWSMYYETYGDIERGNYTRLPELHNLACSLKALCTADANAGAERLRLACGGHGYLTSANLHIMVASAAAACTYEGENTVLLLQVGRFLMKSWRAASEGKPLTPTASYLAAPAQGNGFGKWTGDLANIVSAIQYAAANKVRLAFENMAQRLKQGQTQEEAANNTGLELTQAAELHGRSFIAATFLAHVTGPAAEERSAAFNRVLQNLLELYLVHTAQRHLSAIMQCISLSDSDLRTLQTRLETALKKLRPDAVAMVDGFDFHDRALSSTLGSYAGNVYESLFAVAKQSPLNQQPVPKSFHTILKPFLKSNL, from the exons atgccTGCCAAGCAGAATTTGGTATCGGAACTTGTTAATCCAGATCTGCAAAAGGAACGGGATGGAGCTAGTTTCCGTGTTGACGAATTTGCGCGTTGGTGGCATGGTGGGGCGGAGAAGTTACGCCTCAAGAGAGAACTGG AACATGAGCTCTTCAACGATATGACCGAGCACAATACACTTCTACACTATAAATCACATGAAGAGATTTACGAGTTGGCGTTAAAGCAATCCTTTCAGGTGGCAAAAAAGTTGCGTGCCATGCAGCAACGCATCAACCCTGGCGGCAATGATATATGGCC CAAGCTTTATTCGTCCACTTGGATATGGGGTGCCACTCCGGCTGGCAACCCCTTTGTCGTTCAGTTCGCGATGATGGTGGACGCGATCAAAATGCAAGGTAACCAAGAGCAGTGGGAACGCTTTGGCAAACGCGTTGAGAACTTCGAAATTACGGGCACTTATGCACAAACTGAATTGGGACATGGCACATTCTTGCGTGGGCTAGAGACACGCGCCGACTATGATCGTACCACGCAGGAGTTCGTGCTGAATACGCCGACGCTGTCCGCATACAAATGGTGGCCGGGCGGCT TGGGTCACAGCTGTAATTATTGCTTGCTGGTGGCTCAGCTGTACATCGACAATGAGCCGAAGGGCGTACAAATGTTTTTCGTGCAGTTGCGCGACGAAGAAACACATATGCCGCTGCCGGGCATCGATATTGGTGAGATCGGGCATAAAATGGGTTTCTATGGCGCTAACAACGGTTTCTTGGGCTTCAAAAATGTACGCATACCACGCACGAATATGATGATGCGAAATGCTAAAGTACACCCAGACGGCACGTTCGTGAAGAGTCCCGCTTCCGTGCTCACCTACTTCACCATGGTGATGATGCGTTGTATGATTGCGTCAGATAATGCATTGCTGCTTGCTTCAGCAGCTACAATTGCAACACGCTACTCAGCTGTGCGTCGTCAAAGTCCCATCAATCCGAATGAACCCGAACCACAAATTATCGATCATGTAACACAACAAATGAAACTCTTTCCCGAAATTGCTACGGCAGTCGCACATCACCTCGCCACAAAATCGCTGTGGTCAATGTATTATGAGACCTACGGTGATATTGAGCGTGGTAATTACACACGTCTACCGGAATTGCACAACTTGGCGTGCTCTTTGAAGGCACTTTGCACAGCTGATGCAAATGCGGGTGCCGAACGCTTACGTTTAGCTTGCGGTGGTCATGGTTACTTGACCTCAGCCAATTTGCATATAATGGTGGCGTCTGCCGCGGCTGCTTGCACCTATGAGGGTGAGAACACCGTGCTGCTCTTACAGGTCGGTCGCTTTCTTATGAAATCATGGCGCGCTGCTAGTGAAGGTAAGCCACTCACACCGACAGCGAGTTATTTAGCAGCGCCGGCGCAAGGCAATGGGTTCGGCAAATGGACGGGTGATTTGGCGAATATTGTTAGTGCGATACAGTATGCAGCAGCGAA CAAAGTACGTTTGGCTTTTGAGAATATGGCGCAACGTTTGAAGCAGGGTCAAACCCAAGAAGAAGCGGCCAACAATACGGGCCTGGAGTTGACACAAGCCGCAGAG CTCCATGGCCGCTCATTTATTGCCGCGACATTCCTGGCTCATGTAACGGGACCTGCCGCTGAAGAGCGCTCTGCTGCATTCAATCGTGTGTTGCAGAATCTTCTCGAACTCTATTTGGTGCATACAGCACAACGTCACTTGAGTGCCATAATGCAG TGTATCAGCTTAAGCGACTCTGATTTGCGCACGCTGCAAACGCGCCTCGAAACGGCGTTGAAGAAATTGCGGCCGGATGCTGTGGCGATGGTCGATGGCTTCGACTTTCATGATCGCGCTTTGAGTTCCACCTTGGGCTCCTATGCTGGTAATGTATACGAGAGCCTCTTTGCTGTAGCCAAGCAGAGTCCGTTGAATCAACAACCCGTGCCAAAATCtttccatacaattttaaaaccttttctTAAGTCTAATTTATAA
- the LOC126757134 gene encoding probable peroxisomal acyl-coenzyme A oxidase 1, with translation MPTSKSLIPARVNPDLEKERRSPSFSVEEFQHWWYGGADKLKDKREIETYLYKDLRDGHLHDYLSHEDVYHLAVKDVTEAAVKLRKLQEMRNPGGNDIWPKLLYSYVSWAMMPANHPFATHITMFVDVLFNQGTPEQIEKFAKPAANCNIIGTYAQTELAHGTNVRGIETRADYDRKTDEFVLNTPNLQAYKWWPGGLGHTANHAMVVAQLYIDGKHHGIQMFIVQLRDLETHMPLPGVDIGEVGRKLGMAAVNQGFLGFKNVRIPRTNMLMRNAKVLPDGSFVASPVSRLNYMTMVYTRCLIVDVSSSSLLQAATIATRYSAVRRQSPINANEPEPQIIDHVTQQQKLFSEIANGIAYRLCVHYMWEMYDLTQKEIANGDYKRMADMHIISCGLKVLSSTDGSFGIERLRLACGGHGYLTSTNFSTIYGNIVAAYTYEGENTVLLLQVGRYLVKTWLQLTQGKQMSPLAAYLAEMYGKREMPSWNDSLEYMVKLLQFTATNKTRVAFENLTKRVAEGQTQEEAANNTGIELTQAAELHARQFVASVFLDQITGTKSANRSKALNSVLENILELYLVQTVQRHMHDILRFTTISDANLRSLQKRLEACLKKLRPDAVCICDGFDFHDRVLNSTLGCYDGNVYERLMEAARKSPLNQKPVPDSFEKILKPFLKSNL, from the exons ATGCCGACGAGTAAGAGCCTCATACCAGCACGGGTTAATCCCGATTTGGAGAAGGAACGCAGGTCGCCCAGTTTCAGTGTTGAAGAATTCCAGCACTGGTGGTATGGTGGCGCAGATAAATTGAAAGATAAGCGGGAAATTG AAACCTACCTTTACAAGGATCTTAGAGATGGTCACCTACACGACTATCTCTCACATGAAGATGTCTACCACTTGGCTGTAAAGGATGTTACGGAGGCAGCTGTAAAACTACGTAAACTACAAGAAATGCGCAATCCGGGCGGCAATGACATTTGGCC CAAGCTGCTCTATAGCTACGTCTCCTGGGCTATGATGCCCGCCAACCATCCCTTTGCTACCCATATCACCATGTTTGTCGATGTGCTTTTCAATCAAGGAACGCCGGAGCAAATCGAAAAGTTCGCAAAGCCAGCCGCCAATTGTAATATAATCGGCACTTATGCACAAACCGAACTGGCGCATGGCACCAATGTGCGCGGCATTGAAACACGCGCCGATTACGATCGCAAAACCGATGAATTCGTCTTGAACACACCCAATTTGCAGGCCTACAAATGGTGGCCGGGAGGGT TGGGTCACACCGCCAACCATGCCATGGTGGTGGCACAACTCTACATCGATGGCAAACATCATGGCATACAAATGTTCATAGTGCAGCTGCGCGACTTGGAGACGCATATGCCGTTGCCGGGTGTGGATATTGGTGAGGTTGGCAGGAAACTCGGCATGGCCGCCGTGAATCAAGGTTTTCTGGGCTTCAAGAACGTACGCATACCGCGTACAAATATGCTAATGCGCAATGCGAAAGTCTTGCCGGATGGCAGTTTCGTCGCCAGTCCTGTGTCAAGATTAAACTATATGACTATGGTGTATACACGCTGTTTAATTGTCGATGTCTCCTCTAGTTCGCTGTTACAAGCGGCCACCATAGCAACCCGTTATTCGGCGGTGAGACGGCAAAGTCCGATTAATGCCAA CGAGCCAGAACCGCAGATCATCGATCATGTGACGCAGCAGCAAAAACTCTTCTCAGAAATAGCAAACGGCATTGCTTATCGCCTTTGCGTACACTATATGTGGGAGATGTATGATCTGACGCAAAAAGAAATAGCCAATGGCGATTATAAGCGTATGGCGGACATGCATATCATTTCGTGTGGTCTGAAAGTTCTCTCAAGTACCGACGGCTCTTTCGGTATTGAACGTCTACGTTTGGCTTGTGGTGGTCATGGCTATTTGACCTCGACCAATTTCAGTACTATATATGGCAATATCGTTGCTGCATACACTTATGAGGGCGAAAatacagtgttgttgttgcaagtggGTCGCTATTTAGTTAAGACCTGGTTACAGTTGACACAAGGCAAGCAAATGTCGCCGTTGGCTGCCTATTTGGCCGAAATGTATGGCAAACGTGAAATGCCATCATGGAATGACAGTTTGGAGTATATGGTTAAGTTGTTGCAGTTTACGGCGACCAA TAAAACGCGTGTGGCTTTCGAGAATCTTACCAAACGTGTGGCTGAAGGCCAAACACAGGAGGAGGCAGCCAACAACACGGGCATTGAATTGACGCAGGCAGCCGAA cTTCACGCACGCCAATTCGTAGCTTCAGTGTTTTTAGATCAAATTACTGGCACAAAATCGGCAAATCGTTCTAAAGCGCTCAATTCCGTGTTAGAGAATATTTTGGAATTATATTTGGTGCAAACTGTACAGCGTCACATGCACGATATTCTCAGG TTCACAACAATCAGCGATGCCAATCTGCGTTCGTTACAAAAACGTTTGGAAGcatgtttgaagaaattacGTCCAGATGCTGTGTGTATTTGTGATGGTTTCGATTTCCATGATCGTGTATTGAACTCAACTCTAGGTTGCTACGATGGTAATGTGTATGAGCGTTTGATGGAGGCGGCAAGGAAAAGTCCGCTTAATCAAAAACCGGTGCCCGACTCTTTTGAGAAGATTTTGAAACCATTCTTGAAgtcaaatttgtaa
- the LOC126757136 gene encoding zinc finger HIT domain-containing protein 1 — protein MTGRESNRIKDAEKKRVLDEAARQRRARKALEALEQDNFHEDPHADLVMSKKLPKFQDGIKNTKEKKSKRKGAEYYRAKYRKNFPQLLEECKQNSTDAPNYLNALAPAPNKPPRRFCAVCGNFSKYTCTACGTHYCCIRCLGTHQDTRCLKWTA, from the coding sequence ATGACCGGACGCGAGTCCAATCGTATAAAAGATGCGGAGAAGAAACGTGTACTTGATGAAGCTGCTCGACAACGGCGCGCACGCAAGGCGCTTGAAGCGCTCGAACAAGATAATTTCCACGAAGATCCACATGCAGATTTGGTGATGTCAAAGAAATTGCCGAAATTTCAAGATGGTATCAAAAACACTAAAGAAAAGAAGAGCAAACGTAAAGGTGCCGAATACTATAGGGCGAAGTAtcgtaaaaattttccacagcTACTTGAAGAATGCAAGCAGAATTCTACGGATGCACCAAACTATTTGAATGCTTTGGCACCCGCACCAAATAAGCCTCCACGACGGTTTTGTGCTGTTTGtggcaatttttcaaaatacacttGCACTGCGTGTGGCACACACTACTGCTGCATTCGTTGTCTGGGCACACATCAGGATACACGTTGCCTCAAATGGACCGCTTGA
- the LOC126757137 gene encoding general transcription factor IIH subunit 5: protein MVNVMKGVFVECDPAMKQFLLHLDETLALGRKFIIQDLDENHLFISTDIVETLQARVDDLMDRISFPLHEKDP, encoded by the coding sequence ATGGTGAATGTTATGAAAGGTGTATTTGTTGAATGTGATCCGGCTATgaaacaatttcttttgcatCTGGACGAAACGCTCGCATTGGGACGCAAATTCATCATTCAAGATTTGGATGAAAATCATCTGTTCATTTCTACTGATATAGTGGAAACGTTGCAAGCACGTGTGGATGATTTAATGGACCGCATAAGTTTTCCGCTGCATGAAAAAGATccttaa